One part of the Prochlorococcus marinus str. MIT 9313 genome encodes these proteins:
- a CDS encoding flavin reductase family protein → MTLDLEAKKVLLRKIPHGLFICGVREGDEINGFTASWVTQGSFEPPLVVMAVRSEGSSHGIIERTKHFSLNVLRADQKELAAVFFKPQSAMGGRFESAPFRYGELGLPLLEDAIGGVECELVGQVVHGDHTVFVGEVKSAHLNQDGDALNLASTGWSYGG, encoded by the coding sequence ATGACACTGGATCTAGAAGCGAAAAAGGTTTTGCTTCGCAAAATCCCCCATGGTCTTTTTATTTGTGGAGTCCGCGAAGGTGATGAAATCAACGGCTTTACAGCAAGTTGGGTGACCCAAGGGTCGTTCGAACCTCCCCTTGTTGTTATGGCAGTTCGATCAGAGGGAAGCAGTCATGGAATCATTGAGCGAACGAAGCATTTCTCGCTCAATGTGCTTCGGGCTGATCAGAAAGAACTTGCGGCAGTTTTCTTCAAGCCACAGTCGGCGATGGGAGGGCGCTTTGAGTCAGCCCCCTTTCGTTATGGCGAATTGGGTCTACCCCTACTAGAGGATGCTATTGGAGGGGTTGAGTGTGAACTTGTGGGCCAGGTCGTCCATGGTGATCACACTGTGTTCGTCGGAGAAGTGAAATCAGCCCATCTAAATCAGGATGGGGATGCGCTTAACCTCGCTTCAACGGGTTGGTCATACGGCGGTTGA
- the uvrC gene encoding excinuclease ABC subunit UvrC encodes MRLTSLQRVGHTAVENNLSNASQRTILLKDENRLEQRLKEIPAEPGCYLMRDVEDRLLYVGKSKCLRNRVRSYFRSSSDHGPRIRLMVRQIAEIEFIVTDSEAESLVLESNLIKNQQPHFNVLLKDDKKYPYLCITWSEEYPRIFITRRRRFRNKNDRFYGPYVDVGLLRRTLLLVKRSFPLRQRPRPLHQDRTCLNYSIGRCPGVCQQKITPQDYHQVLRKVAMVFQGRNQELKVLLEKQMERYSDRMDYESAANIRDQIKGLEQLTEGQKMSLPDSSVSRDVLAIASDHRVAAVQLFQMRAGKLVNRLGFTADAVDQTLGSVLQRVIEEHYSQVDAVEVPPEVLVQYSLPQQELLVDWLSEHRGRRVQISCPQRQAKAELIELVERNAVFELSRAKSGQQQQELATEDLAQLLELTTQPRRIEGYDISHIQGSDAVASQVVFIDGLPAKQHYRKYKIKSSSIKSGHSDDFMAMAEIMRRRFRRWARVKQEGSNFENLQRCSGSALQTDGLNDWPDVVMIDGGKGQLSSAMEALRELDLHEDLVVCSLAKKHEQIFVPGQSKPLDSDPDQLGVVLLRRLRDEAHRFAVSYHRQQRGVRMNRSRLTDIPGLGPRRVRDLLAHFQSIDAIQLASVQQISQAPGLGPALALQVWTYFHPEADIALEEVA; translated from the coding sequence ATGCGCTTAACCTCGCTTCAACGGGTTGGTCATACGGCGGTTGAAAATAATTTGAGCAACGCTTCTCAGCGCACCATCCTTCTAAAGGATGAAAATAGACTTGAGCAAAGGCTTAAGGAGATTCCAGCTGAACCTGGTTGTTATCTCATGCGTGATGTAGAAGACAGGTTGTTATATGTTGGAAAATCAAAATGTTTGCGAAATCGAGTCAGAAGCTATTTCCGAAGTAGCAGTGATCATGGGCCGCGTATTCGATTGATGGTGCGACAAATTGCTGAGATTGAATTTATCGTTACTGATAGCGAGGCTGAATCCTTAGTCCTGGAATCTAATCTGATCAAAAATCAACAACCACATTTCAATGTGTTGTTAAAAGATGACAAGAAATATCCATATCTTTGCATAACATGGAGCGAGGAATATCCACGTATCTTTATCACAAGAAGGCGACGTTTCCGAAATAAGAATGATCGCTTCTATGGTCCATATGTAGATGTAGGACTATTACGTAGAACCTTATTACTAGTCAAACGTTCGTTCCCGCTGAGACAACGACCACGGCCACTGCATCAGGATCGCACCTGCCTTAACTATTCAATTGGACGTTGCCCTGGCGTATGCCAGCAGAAGATCACACCACAGGATTATCATCAAGTTCTTCGCAAAGTTGCGATGGTCTTTCAGGGCAGGAATCAAGAGCTTAAGGTTTTGCTTGAGAAGCAAATGGAACGCTATTCAGATCGAATGGACTATGAGTCAGCCGCTAATATAAGGGATCAGATTAAAGGGTTAGAACAACTGACAGAAGGACAGAAGATGAGCTTGCCAGATTCAAGCGTAAGCCGAGATGTACTAGCCATTGCAAGTGATCATAGGGTTGCTGCAGTTCAGCTTTTTCAGATGCGTGCAGGTAAACTTGTTAATCGTCTTGGCTTTACTGCTGATGCAGTCGATCAAACTCTTGGAAGTGTACTCCAGCGAGTTATCGAAGAACATTACAGTCAAGTAGATGCTGTAGAGGTGCCGCCAGAAGTTCTTGTTCAATACTCATTACCTCAGCAAGAATTGCTAGTTGATTGGCTCAGTGAGCACCGAGGTCGGCGTGTTCAAATCAGTTGTCCTCAACGCCAAGCGAAAGCAGAGTTGATAGAACTTGTTGAACGCAATGCAGTATTTGAACTATCGCGTGCGAAGAGTGGGCAGCAGCAACAGGAATTGGCAACAGAGGATCTAGCCCAGTTGCTTGAACTCACGACACAACCAAGAAGAATCGAAGGATATGATATTAGTCATATCCAAGGAAGTGATGCTGTTGCATCACAGGTTGTATTTATCGATGGGCTTCCCGCTAAACAGCATTACCGAAAGTATAAAATTAAAAGTAGCAGTATCAAATCTGGCCATAGCGATGACTTCATGGCGATGGCTGAGATTATGCGCCGTCGCTTTCGTCGTTGGGCAAGGGTGAAGCAAGAAGGATCCAATTTTGAAAACCTGCAGCGTTGCAGTGGCAGTGCCTTGCAGACAGATGGTCTCAATGATTGGCCTGATGTGGTGATGATTGATGGCGGTAAGGGGCAGCTTTCATCAGCCATGGAAGCTTTACGAGAGCTTGACCTTCATGAGGATCTCGTCGTTTGTTCATTGGCTAAGAAGCATGAACAGATCTTTGTACCTGGACAAAGCAAACCATTGGATTCTGATCCTGATCAGTTGGGTGTAGTCCTTTTAAGGCGGCTTCGCGATGAAGCACATCGCTTTGCAGTGAGTTATCACCGCCAACAAAGAGGGGTAAGAATGAACCGATCGCGGCTTACAGACATCCCTGGACTTGGGCCTAGGCGTGTCCGTGACCTTCTTGCCCACTTTCAATCCATTGATGCTATTCAGTTGGCTAGCGTCCAGCAAATTAGTCAGGCACCAGGGCTTGGACCAGCACTTGCCTTACAGGTTTGGACCTATTTCCACCCTGAAGCCGATATTGCGTTGGAGGAGGTTGCCTGA
- the hemJ gene encoding protoporphyrinogen oxidase HemJ: MTFPPEAYLWFKTLHIVGVVVWFAGLFYLVRLFIYHVEAADLEPTVKKAFEEQYTLMERRLANIITTPGMILAVSMAVGLLITQPSWLNQAWMQAKLALVAGLIAYHIFCYRLMGQLNRGECSWSGRQLRALNELPTLFLVLVVMLVVFKNQFPTGAATWLIVGLVLFMAASIQFYARWRRLRLSRQLESPLNNG; the protein is encoded by the coding sequence ATGACTTTTCCGCCCGAGGCATACCTGTGGTTTAAAACCCTCCACATTGTTGGGGTTGTGGTTTGGTTCGCCGGCCTTTTTTATCTTGTGCGCTTATTTATCTATCACGTGGAAGCCGCTGACTTGGAACCAACTGTCAAAAAAGCATTTGAAGAGCAATACACGCTGATGGAGCGTCGATTGGCAAATATAATCACCACTCCAGGGATGATTCTTGCCGTTTCCATGGCTGTTGGATTGCTAATCACCCAACCGAGTTGGCTTAATCAAGCTTGGATGCAAGCAAAGCTTGCTTTGGTGGCTGGGCTAATCGCCTACCACATTTTCTGTTATCGGCTGATGGGTCAGTTGAATCGCGGGGAATGCAGCTGGAGCGGCCGTCAGCTTCGTGCCCTAAATGAACTTCCAACTTTATTCTTAGTGTTAGTAGTGATGCTGGTTGTCTTCAAAAACCAGTTTCCAACAGGTGCAGCTACTTGGTTGATCGTTGGCCTTGTACTGTTTATGGCCGCGTCAATTCAGTTTTATGCACGATGGAGACGATTAAGACTTAGCCGACAATTGGAAAGCCCGCTAAATAATGGCTAA
- a CDS encoding PHP domain-containing protein — MANVPHPLSEILLGVSSESCPNIMNFHCHTICSDGSLEPELLIAQASQRGLQHIAITDHHSTQAYHPMTEWLARRSNQGLPVPRLWSGLEISCLLKGCLVHVLALGFEVGHRALHTYNQNNSATGGSLQAKAVKEAIHEAGGLAVLAHPARYRVRHELLIDAAAELGFDAGEAWYDYDFQTNWHPTPFICEAIDDQLKGLGLMRTCGTDTHGFDLSGR; from the coding sequence ATGGCTAATGTTCCTCATCCTCTAAGTGAAATCCTCTTGGGTGTTAGTTCTGAGAGTTGTCCAAATATTATGAATTTTCACTGTCATACTATTTGCAGTGATGGCAGCCTTGAGCCTGAGCTTTTAATTGCCCAAGCAAGCCAAAGAGGTTTGCAACATATAGCAATCACAGATCACCACAGCACTCAGGCCTATCATCCCATGACGGAATGGCTTGCTAGGCGAAGTAATCAAGGATTACCAGTTCCAAGACTTTGGAGTGGTTTAGAAATCAGTTGCTTGTTGAAAGGTTGTCTTGTCCATGTCCTTGCTCTTGGCTTTGAGGTTGGGCATCGTGCTCTTCATACCTATAACCAAAACAACTCTGCAACCGGGGGATCATTACAGGCTAAAGCTGTAAAAGAGGCGATTCATGAGGCCGGAGGATTGGCCGTGCTAGCCCATCCAGCTCGATACCGCGTGCGGCATGAACTTCTTATAGATGCAGCCGCTGAACTTGGCTTCGATGCTGGTGAGGCATGGTATGACTATGACTTTCAGACTAATTGGCATCCAACACCATTCATATGTGAAGCAATCGATGATCAGTTGAAGGGTCTTGGGCTAATGCGTACATGTGGCACTGATACTCATGGATTTGACCTCAGCGGACGCTAA
- the cobN gene encoding cobaltochelatase subunit CobN: MHRLASLPGEGPAEEVLLVEQPQAQILLLTSARTDISTLASVLEFPSQQAWKGRIRALPLAALSHPAQVDHYLATTASKAQLIVVRLLGGRGHWSYGLEQLGIWQERASPRQLLILSGTTDLDVELHSLGSHPIPLADRLAELMREGGVDNMVMFLRVIEQLLVGTPIDLDQIVLKAMVDPSPWDWRHEDGPKVGVVLYRALSQAGDLAFPKALNTQLRAQGLVPRALWVSSLRDPAVQQGVKHLLKQQNVAAVMTTTSFASVQFQEAGLGSDLWKALDVPVVQVLSSGRTRNEWINSSRGLDPLDLSLQVVLPELDGRITSRPGAFRSTVQANASLATAVQVMEPDDDGLAWAVSHVKAWIKLQQSQPNQRRISLVLANYPVRDGRLANGVGLDTPASTASILGWLQESGHDLGCNPIPADGKELMKYLLRSRTNDPESQNRQPLSYLSLSQYLKWWKTLPVEACEPIVKRWGLPEQADDLEADGFAIHGMLFGQVVVLIQPSRGYDSNEIADLHSPDLPPPHRYLAQYLWMREVHATNLLIHVGKHGSAEWLPGKGVGLSQSCYPNLALGAVPHAYPFIVNDPGEGSQAKRRGAAVIIDHLTPPLGRAGLHGDLLRLESLLDEYVEATQLGAKRVYKLEEELLNLLRLNNFPGLPEVFDKSESCRDLLITSFEQAEAYLCELKESQIRTGLHRFGQAPSDKSAIELLLAIARSPSSDQPGLTQAIARRLELNCDPWCDEEGELLSNHDSKVLISFGLDKARRKGDAVAWIEEQALMFLNVLLDKKQIEKRKGNDENLLVMPLRDWLKSAKSDPLISRIEHDLWPRLITSPRKEYEALLKAVSGRRIASGPSGAPTRGRPEVLPTGRNFYSVDLRGLPTEAAWDLGQRSAEQLLDLHLLEHGEPLTHLALSVWGTATMRNGGEDIAQLLALIGVRPVWDGPSRRMIDLEVIPLSLLGRPRVDVVLRISGLFRDAFPQLVSWVHQAQKLISNLEEDEKFNPLAATTRKHGPQGRIYGSAPGAYGAGLQALIDSGSWEDRSDLGEAYLSWSQWRYDGASNPSLDREGLERSLQDVQVVLHNQDNREHDLLDSDDYYQFHGGLATAVEVISGQRPELWFGDHSRRERPRLSRLEREIDKVVRSRLLNPRWIDGMKQHGYKGAFEMGASLDYLFAYDATTDRIPDWCYSALCEQWLEEKDIQRFLHDNNPWVLRDMAERLLEAANRGMWESASLDKIAILKQLVYTSEAQIESTPDDFLPAK, translated from the coding sequence ATGCATCGTTTAGCAAGCCTGCCAGGTGAAGGACCAGCCGAGGAGGTGCTCCTCGTTGAACAACCACAGGCACAAATCCTTCTACTGACAAGTGCGAGAACAGATATTTCTACTCTTGCCTCTGTTCTTGAATTTCCATCACAGCAGGCATGGAAGGGTCGTATTCGCGCGCTGCCTCTCGCCGCTCTTTCCCATCCAGCTCAGGTTGATCACTATCTCGCTACGACGGCATCTAAAGCCCAGCTCATCGTTGTTCGCCTTCTTGGTGGTCGGGGTCACTGGAGCTATGGGCTTGAACAACTTGGGATTTGGCAAGAACGAGCCTCGCCTCGTCAATTGCTGATTCTTTCTGGCACTACTGATTTGGATGTTGAGCTTCATTCCCTCGGAAGCCACCCCATCCCATTGGCTGATCGGCTCGCAGAGCTGATGCGTGAAGGTGGTGTGGACAACATGGTGATGTTTCTTCGAGTCATTGAGCAACTTCTCGTAGGCACTCCCATCGATCTTGATCAGATCGTGTTGAAGGCGATGGTTGACCCTTCACCTTGGGATTGGCGACATGAAGATGGGCCCAAGGTGGGAGTTGTGCTGTATCGCGCCCTTTCTCAGGCTGGAGATCTTGCCTTTCCAAAAGCCCTTAATACGCAACTTCGTGCACAAGGGTTAGTCCCGCGTGCTCTCTGGGTCAGCAGCCTTAGAGATCCTGCCGTTCAGCAAGGCGTAAAACACCTGCTTAAGCAACAGAACGTCGCTGCAGTGATGACGACCACCTCGTTTGCATCAGTGCAGTTTCAAGAAGCTGGGCTTGGTTCAGATCTATGGAAGGCCTTGGATGTACCGGTTGTGCAAGTACTCAGCAGCGGTCGCACCCGCAATGAATGGATCAACAGCAGTAGAGGGTTAGACCCTCTAGATCTTTCATTGCAAGTCGTTCTGCCAGAACTAGATGGGCGGATCACTTCTCGGCCTGGTGCTTTTCGTTCAACTGTGCAGGCGAATGCCTCACTCGCAACAGCTGTACAGGTCATGGAGCCTGATGATGACGGACTGGCATGGGCGGTCAGTCATGTAAAGGCGTGGATCAAGCTTCAACAATCTCAGCCAAACCAACGACGCATCAGCCTTGTTCTGGCCAATTACCCCGTCCGTGATGGGCGACTGGCTAATGGAGTAGGGCTGGATACTCCTGCAAGCACAGCGTCCATTTTGGGGTGGTTACAAGAGAGCGGACATGACCTCGGTTGCAATCCGATTCCTGCCGATGGCAAGGAGTTGATGAAATATCTACTCAGATCGCGTACCAATGATCCAGAAAGTCAAAACCGACAACCACTCTCATATCTCTCACTTTCACAGTATTTGAAGTGGTGGAAAACCTTACCAGTAGAAGCATGTGAGCCGATTGTTAAACGTTGGGGGTTACCTGAACAAGCTGACGATCTCGAAGCCGATGGTTTTGCTATTCATGGCATGCTTTTTGGCCAGGTCGTGGTATTGATTCAGCCGAGTCGTGGCTACGACAGCAATGAAATTGCTGACCTTCATTCACCTGATCTACCACCTCCTCATCGATATCTCGCTCAATATCTTTGGATGCGAGAGGTACATGCAACCAATCTGTTGATTCACGTTGGCAAACATGGAAGTGCCGAATGGTTGCCAGGTAAAGGTGTCGGTCTTAGTCAATCCTGCTATCCAAATCTTGCTCTTGGAGCAGTACCACATGCTTATCCTTTCATTGTTAATGACCCTGGAGAGGGATCTCAAGCTAAACGTCGTGGAGCTGCTGTGATCATTGATCACCTCACCCCACCACTTGGTCGAGCCGGGCTTCATGGAGACTTACTTAGGCTTGAGTCTTTGTTGGATGAATATGTCGAGGCTACACAGCTGGGTGCGAAACGAGTGTACAAACTAGAGGAAGAACTATTGAATCTTTTGCGCTTAAATAATTTTCCTGGGCTTCCCGAAGTCTTCGATAAATCAGAAAGTTGCCGTGATCTACTGATCACAAGTTTTGAACAAGCTGAGGCCTATCTTTGTGAACTTAAGGAGTCTCAAATTCGCACAGGGTTGCATCGCTTTGGTCAAGCACCATCTGATAAGAGTGCTATTGAACTTCTTCTAGCAATAGCACGGTCACCTTCTTCGGATCAGCCAGGATTAACACAAGCCATCGCAAGGCGCCTCGAATTGAACTGTGATCCCTGGTGTGATGAAGAAGGTGAGTTACTTTCTAACCATGACAGTAAAGTTTTAATCAGCTTTGGCCTTGATAAGGCTCGAAGAAAAGGCGATGCAGTGGCCTGGATAGAAGAACAAGCTTTGATGTTTTTAAATGTTCTTCTAGACAAAAAGCAGATTGAAAAGAGGAAGGGCAATGATGAAAACTTACTTGTAATGCCACTACGAGATTGGCTCAAGTCTGCTAAAAGTGACCCCCTAATTTCACGAATCGAACATGATCTCTGGCCTCGCCTTATCACTAGTCCGAGGAAAGAATATGAAGCACTCCTCAAAGCTGTTTCTGGACGCCGTATAGCAAGTGGCCCTTCTGGAGCACCAACTCGTGGCCGCCCTGAAGTTCTTCCTACTGGCCGAAATTTTTATTCAGTGGATCTACGTGGACTACCTACAGAAGCAGCTTGGGACCTGGGGCAGCGAAGTGCTGAACAGTTGTTGGACTTACATCTACTTGAGCATGGTGAGCCACTAACTCATCTTGCTCTTTCTGTATGGGGAACAGCAACCATGCGAAATGGCGGCGAGGACATTGCGCAACTGCTGGCATTGATCGGTGTTCGACCTGTTTGGGATGGTCCCAGTAGGCGAATGATTGATCTAGAGGTGATTCCTTTAAGCCTTCTTGGACGTCCAAGGGTTGATGTGGTCCTAAGGATCTCAGGTCTCTTTCGTGACGCTTTTCCCCAACTTGTGAGTTGGGTGCATCAGGCTCAAAAACTCATCTCAAATCTAGAAGAAGATGAAAAATTTAATCCCTTGGCAGCAACCACGCGCAAGCACGGCCCCCAAGGCAGAATCTATGGCTCTGCTCCAGGGGCATATGGCGCGGGGCTTCAAGCATTAATTGACTCTGGCTCTTGGGAGGATCGTTCCGATCTTGGTGAGGCCTATTTGAGCTGGAGCCAATGGCGATATGACGGTGCATCTAATCCAAGCCTTGATCGAGAGGGTCTTGAGCGCAGCTTGCAGGATGTGCAGGTCGTGCTTCACAACCAAGACAATCGCGAGCATGATCTCCTCGATTCAGATGATTACTACCAATTTCACGGTGGATTAGCAACTGCTGTGGAAGTGATCTCAGGTCAACGTCCTGAACTTTGGTTCGGAGATCATTCTCGACGGGAGCGTCCAAGGCTAAGTCGACTTGAACGGGAAATCGACAAAGTTGTACGTAGCCGATTGTTGAATCCACGTTGGATCGATGGTATGAAACAACATGGATACAAGGGAGCTTTTGAAATGGGCGCAAGTTTGGATTATCTTTTCGCTTATGATGCAACGACTGATCGTATTCCAGATTGGTGTTATAGCGCTCTATGTGAGCAATGGCTAGAAGAAAAAGATATTCAACGTTTCCTCCATGACAATAATCCATGGGTTCTTAGAGATATGGCCGAACGCTTATTGGAAGCCGCTAACCGTGGCATGTGGGAGTCAGCATCGCTCGACAAGATAGCAATACTCAAACAACTTGTATATACCAGTGAGGCTCAGATTGAATCAACGCCAGACGACTTTTTGCCGGCTAAATGA
- a CDS encoding branched-chain amino acid transaminase, with amino-acid sequence MHQFLPYAWFQGACVPFEEAKISVATHALHYGTGAFGGMRAIPDPQNSNTMLLFRADRHAKRLSQSARLLLTELSETRILSALEAMLQANRPTTPIYLRPFVYTSDLGIAPRLHNIETDFLIYGLELGDYLSPEGVSCRISSFTRQEDRSLPLRGKISGAYITSSLAKTEAVLSGFGEALLLNSRGKISEASGMNLFLVRDGQLITPGVDQDILEGITRSSVLELARVMGLSVIERPVDKTELFIADEVFLTGTAAKITPIRQIESTILATERPIMNALRDRLIEITQGRDKDYEHWITRICMTND; translated from the coding sequence ATGCATCAGTTCCTGCCTTATGCCTGGTTCCAGGGAGCTTGTGTTCCATTCGAAGAGGCCAAGATTTCTGTTGCCACACATGCTTTGCACTACGGCACAGGCGCTTTCGGAGGCATGCGTGCCATACCTGATCCCCAAAACAGCAACACCATGTTGCTCTTTAGGGCAGACCGTCATGCCAAAAGACTCAGTCAAAGTGCTCGATTGTTGCTGACGGAACTCAGCGAGACAAGAATTCTCTCAGCGCTTGAAGCAATGTTGCAGGCGAATCGACCAACCACTCCCATTTATCTACGACCTTTCGTCTACACGAGTGATCTAGGCATTGCGCCTCGACTCCACAATATTGAAACTGACTTCCTTATCTATGGTCTAGAACTTGGCGACTACCTATCTCCAGAAGGCGTGAGCTGCCGGATCAGTAGCTTTACGCGCCAAGAGGATCGCTCACTGCCGCTACGAGGCAAGATCAGTGGTGCTTACATCACAAGCTCTCTCGCGAAAACGGAAGCGGTCTTAAGTGGATTCGGTGAAGCATTGTTGCTCAATAGCAGAGGCAAGATCAGTGAAGCAAGTGGCATGAACCTATTCCTGGTCAGGGATGGTCAGTTGATTACCCCCGGTGTTGATCAAGACATTTTGGAAGGGATCACGCGATCCAGTGTCCTTGAACTGGCACGGGTGATGGGCTTATCTGTGATTGAACGCCCTGTGGACAAAACGGAACTATTTATTGCTGATGAGGTGTTCCTTACCGGAACAGCTGCAAAAATCACGCCAATACGTCAGATTGAATCAACCATATTGGCTACAGAACGACCGATTATGAATGCTCTTCGAGACCGTCTAATCGAGATAACTCAAGGACGTGATAAGGATTATGAGCACTGGATAACACGTATTTGTATGACTAATGACTGA